In Spirochaetota bacterium, the following proteins share a genomic window:
- a CDS encoding DUF5110 domain-containing protein, translating to KGKRAMIYTATGWAGTQKYAASWAGDTGGGEKTVACLLNLGLSGHSNVCTDMSGSTKEEIHYGCLQPLTTGFSWHMYNQPWFKGKEMLDLYRFYVRLRYRLLPYIYSMAHEASRTGTPMMRAMSLMWQNDVRADACLHQYMLGDFLLVSVFDEKVYLPEGSWIDYWTGRTIQGPAEIQADVPADRGGCLFIRTGAIIPQQEVCDFISGTPEKLIWEIFPQGASSFVLREDDGVTLKYRDGDVAETHILCEENSGETKITISPRKGSYDGMPKERVHELLVHRDRAPSRVSGGTWKYDEEKKIVIVSGIAEQKMPSTVELFA from the coding sequence CGAAGGGAAAACGGGCGATGATCTACACGGCGACAGGCTGGGCGGGGACACAAAAATATGCAGCGAGCTGGGCGGGTGACACCGGCGGCGGCGAGAAAACGGTTGCATGTCTCCTAAATCTCGGACTGTCCGGCCACTCGAACGTATGCACCGACATGAGCGGAAGCACAAAAGAGGAGATACATTACGGTTGTCTTCAGCCGCTCACCACCGGATTTTCGTGGCATATGTACAATCAGCCGTGGTTCAAGGGCAAGGAGATGCTCGATCTCTATCGTTTCTATGTTCGGCTTCGCTACCGGCTGCTCCCATACATATATTCCATGGCGCACGAGGCGTCACGTACCGGTACGCCGATGATGCGGGCGATGTCGCTCATGTGGCAGAATGATGTGCGGGCGGATGCATGCCTGCATCAATACATGCTGGGCGACTTTCTCCTGGTTTCGGTTTTCGATGAAAAGGTATATCTGCCGGAGGGCAGCTGGATAGACTATTGGACAGGACGAACGATACAAGGTCCGGCGGAGATACAGGCGGATGTTCCCGCTGATCGCGGCGGCTGTCTTTTCATAAGGACGGGGGCCATCATACCGCAACAGGAAGTATGCGATTTTATATCGGGGACACCGGAAAAGCTCATCTGGGAGATCTTCCCCCAGGGGGCATCGTCATTCGTCCTTCGGGAAGATGACGGTGTTACGCTTAAGTACCGTGACGGCGATGTTGCCGAGACGCATATTCTCTGCGAGGAAAATTCCGGGGAAACGAAGATAACGATATCGCCGAGAAAAGGATCGTACGACGGCATGCCGAAGGAAAGAGTGCATGAACTGCTCGTTCATCGCGATAGAGCCCCTTCGCGGGTAAGCGGCGGAACATGGAAATATGACGAGGAAAAGAAGATCGTCATCGTTTCGGGAATTGCGGAGCAGAAGATGCCGAGTACGGTTGAACTATTTGCATGA